In Sesamum indicum cultivar Zhongzhi No. 13 linkage group LG8, S_indicum_v1.0, whole genome shotgun sequence, the sequence GGCTGCAATTTTCTATAATTCCACAAGTTACTGGGATGAGTTTGTGTGGGGTGCTACTTGGTTGTATTATGCTACGGGGAACAATTCCTATCTTCAGCTTGCTACAACTCCTGGTATTGCCAAGCATGCTGGTGCTTTCTGGGGTGGCCCGTATTATGGTGTACTAAGTTGGGACAATAAGCTTGCCGGAGCTCAagtaagtaaaataaatctGCTCGTGTTTGTTTCTCCATTGTGACTGACTTGGGATTTTAGCTACAAGTTcctttttgtgattgtttatataactagctttattacattaaattgATTTCAGACGACATTGTTGATCAGTTTCTTTTTAACCAAATTGAATTAAGAGGTTTTCCCAAAATGccaatcttcttcttcatttcttgCCTAGTACTTGTCCGTTTGGGATGAGGTCATTATGCCTAATGTCACGTTTTCTGTTCCTTCATCTTGAAAATTAAGTGCTTCCCCTCCATGAGATTTGATATTAGGCACATTGAAATAAATCTATGATCATTGTCATGGAAATGAATATGCCACTTCTGCAAAATACAATAGCTGATACAATGAATCTAGACTTGATAAGTTCTGCCAAAGATGAGCAATTCCTTTCGTTTCATCTTTTGGTGTGAAAGAACTTTTACTAATTGTTGGTGAAACAACCTTTGGTTTTCTATTCAGGTGCTGCTGAGTCGAATGAGACTATTCCTGAGCCCTGGCTATCCTTATGaagaaattttgagaacattccaCAACCAGACTAGTATATTCATGTGCTCGTTCCTACCATATTATTCATCATTTAACAGAACAAGAGGTAGTCAATGTTATATTGCAATGTGCAGATAATAAGTAGGTTATCCAGTCGAGTTTAAACATTTTGCTGAACCTGAACAGGAGGCATGATCCAGTTAAATCATGGAGCACCTCAGCCTCTTCAGTATGTAGTCAATGCAGCTTTCCTGGCTACAGTTTTCAGTGACTATATGAAAGCTGCCGATACACCTGGTTGGTACTGTGGGCCGCATTTCTACTCAGCCGATGTCCTTCGGGAATTTGCACAGACCCAGGTACCAGACACTCTCTTATGTTCGAAGAGTTCCGGCTGTTAATGTGATTGTTTTCTATAACCAGTTTCTTTTGTTCACCTTTCAGATCAATTACATCCTTGGGAAAAATCCTAGAAAGATGAGTTATGTTGTGGGCTTTGGCAATCATTATCCGAAGCGTGTCCACCACAGAGGTGCCTCTATTCCCAAGAACAAGGTCAAGTATAACTGCAAGGGAGGATGGAAATGGAGGGACTCGTCCAAGCCAAATCCTAATACTATTGTCGGAGCTATGGTTGCTGGCCCAGACAGGCACGATGGTTTCCATGACGTCCGTACAAACTACAACTATACAGAGCCAACACTTGCAGGCAATGCAGGCCTGGTTGCAGCTCTTGTTGCTCTATCTGGCGACTCGAGCGTGGGGATTGACAAGAACACAATTTTCTCTGCTGTGCCACCCATGTTTCCAacaccaccacctccaccaGCTCCTTGGCGGCCATGAGTCTACTCCTTGCCTTTCCTTTCTGCTGTGTGACTGTGGATAAAGTTTCTTGATGTGTTAGCTAATTTTGGGAAGATCTTTAAGGACAATGGAAAGATACATAGGACTAGGTGGATGAAGAGCACCTGGACAACAGATGGGCCAATCTACGGCTGGAAAAGTTGGACTGTCTTGAAGAAGTAAACGGGGCCAACCCCATTTGTTCTGAAGTTGTGATATAGTATGTATGTACGTATTAAAACCAACATATATTCTTTGGACAATAGAGTTTGAATGTGAACTGTCACTATGCGTCTTAATAAACTCTCACAATGTCTGACTTGGCTCAGCATAGTCTCGTTTTCTTTATTCTCATACGTCTTAAGATTCGTTAGTTGCATGTTTCAAGTTTTGGTTCAAATGTAAATCTTTTATATCTGAGAATTTTATTGGAATTATAGGCTTCCACTTGTCCTGGGTGAATTCCACCTCAAATGGTCCATGTTCCAGGGTTGTTTAATCCTAAAATTGTCAGCCCGGGCACGACACAGGGTGCTACAGGCAATACAATATTCATTAATCATTATATGTATCATATACATCGTATTGTACATAACTATATGCGGTTTGAGCTACTATGAACCTATAATCTATTACAATAAGTTTGGATCTATCATCCCATTGGAAGTAGAAGGCACTTAGGAAGTACTTCAGAGGAAGCTACAGATCAAAACTGTGGCTGTTGAAATGAAAGATAGCCTGATTGCCTCGACGCTTCAGGTTCTGTGTCCTGCACTCCTTAGCAACAGTAGTCTGAAGAGCTGGAGGCCCACAGAGTATAACACCTATATCGACGTTGCCCCATCGGTCTGACATTGTCTCAAAAATTCCTGCAGCAAAAGAGGGAGAAGCAGAGTCTAAATTCACCCTGGAAGTCTTGAAAGAAATTACTGAAGAAATATAGCAACTTGTCATGTCTTTAACAGACTAAATCATTCACTGTTCAACCccagaaaataagaaatgaaGAAGACTTAAACTTGAACATACCTCTGAAGTCCGGTCTCTGACCATACCGAGTAGCGCTAATGTATTGTTCCTTGCTGGAATCCTTGTGCATCTTCGGCTCATTCTGTTTCACAGTGCCGTTCTCTATGGATTTCTTACCTTCATGCGAGGACGTTTTTCTTTCCCAGTGATGCCATAAACCAATTACCAGACCTCCAAAAATGAGAACACTCACGGACATGCATGCAGTGAACAGAAGTCCCTTGTACCACCAGGCAGACACATGATAAGGGTTTATGTAAAAGACATCTAGCAAAGCCAATGTAATCACCAAACCAACTGTAGACACGATCACGTATATCCCGGACCATATTATGTTTCCAGTGCCGACCAACACAGACATTCCACATCCCTTGGAGGCGGGGAAAACAGCAGAGTTGACGGGCTCTATTACTTTACCCTCTTCCTGCAGTTGACAGTTCGTTCGTCAAGATTGTACAAGTAGAAGTTGCAAATATGATTTATAGTTGATTAAGGAACTGAAAGATCAAGGTTTGTTACCAGAGAAGGTTGTGATTCTCGAGTGACATAAGTTTGAATTTCTAGGTTCAAAGAATTGGAGAAATTTGGAAGGATGGATTCCATGCCGACTGTGTGAAGAAGAGGAAGCTCATCAGACGTTTTGATTGCCCACACTATCAGTATATTTTTCGGCATACAAGGTTTTCCATCCTTGAGACGGTGGAGAACATCGCTCAAGATTGCCAGGAAAGGTGAAATTCCAATTCCACCTGCGACTAATATGAGGTTCTCATACCTAAGAGTAGGAATCATGTGTATAACAAACTGATCAGCAAAGATACACTAAATTGTTCGGAACTTGAAAACTCAGTATCtgaatatagtatatataacaATAGCAAGAGAACGCACGTCAAGTGATATGCCGATGCATGACCATAAGGTCCCTCCACGGAAGCTGTTATTTTTGGATAACGTTGCAAGAGATGCTCCGTCTCAGTTCCCTTCTCAGAAGCACTCGAGACAAGTCTGTCCAGCTTTCCGGTCCAGTCACCAAGAACCTTTATAAGGACAGCAAGATGATGTTTTCCATCAAGAGGACTAGACGAGACACTAAAAGGATGCCATTGAAGCCAAGATAATTCACGAACTTGAAGAAAAATCCATCCCAGAGCATTGTAGTGCAGATCTGCATAGCAGAAGGGAAACAATAACATGATTTTTGCAATAAAGCATTCTAAAAAATCCAGCTAATTTTTGAAGAGATGAAATTACTTGCTGGTTTGGAAAGAACTAGTTCCAGAGTTCCGCATGGGAAGCTTCTAGCAGAGAGTATATTAACTGTCCTCCGGGACTGGCAGAATCTGAGAAATCGATCGAGCATGAACAGAAATATTCCTCCAGCAGCAAAACAGAAGAGGAAATCACCGACGTGCAAGGCCAAGAAGACAACGAAAACTACATATAATTGGTGGGTATAGAAGAACAACTCAAAGTTGATTCGTCGCACTCCAGGAAGTGATGTCACCCACATCAGTAGACCAGCTAGAAGGCTGATAACTCCTGGAAGATTAGCTATACCTATGTTTTTCCAGTCCATCAGCTGCATGAAACCATAAGGGGAAAAGATTAGCATCTTtgtcatcttttatttcaaaatagtaTAACTCTGTCATGCAAACATGATCCATGACGATGCTTTCCAGCATTAGTTACGGCGATCTTCTTAGGAGTTGGTTACAAAATCTCCACATAATGAGGCCAGTTAAAATATGGTAAGAAGACTCACTTCTCGGGCGAGGCGGCCCTCAATTGCCCATCCAATCACATAGAAAAGGCCATGGAGAGTAAACAGCAACATTGTCAGATGTCCCAGCCAAACATGATATCTTGTAGCATGCTCAAAGGGGATATCTATAAGCCGGAGAAGAACTGATCCCCTTGCAACGGGCAAGAACAAGAAGGCGGTGCAAAATAGCCCGATCATCCCCAATCGAAGACCTGCTAGTTCCAGCATCAAGATGCTACAATAGCCCATGGTACAATAGGGTACTAGTCAGAAAAGCATATCTACCACGTATCGAGAATTAGCTTATCTGAGCAGCTAAAGCACTCGAGCACGACACAGTATTTCAGTGTTTAAGCTCAttatcaccatcatcatcattgttATTAGTGTTATTATTTCgcaaaatacataaacaaaaacataGGTAAGATTATTACCTCCTCTCTTTTGAGGGCACATGAAACCAGGACACAAGCTCACTGTTCTTCACAGTATAGGCAGCAAAGGCCCAGACAACGTATGCAGTAAAGAGCACGATCCCGATCATCTCTGCAGCCGAGACTACTCCGAAAGGTCCATCCACAAGAACCGGGAATGTCCACAACCGAAAGCGTGGAaactttgaactttttttCCTGTTGACACAATTCCAAATTCAAGCATTCATACAGTGATCACATAACAGCAATGATCAAACAAGAATTTCCCAGAAAGTTACATACTCATGAATTTCCTCTTCTCCAACGAGAACAATATATGCAGAGCCAAGAATAGCAATGAGGAGAATTGGGCCACTGAAAAGCAGAAACACACTTCCTGCAgcaaaaaataactttttgaGCTAAAAAAGAGATTCAACATACACTT encodes:
- the LOC105169029 gene encoding ferric reduction oxidase 7, chloroplastic; amino-acid sequence: MDVKSGQEPLLSRKEDVVGCGKKRSFWVSSAKVILRVVMWVIFITWAAFIFLYPSDFVTELYHKWRQATEGTLFGITGSVFLLFSGPILLIAILGSAYIVLVGEEEIHEKKSSKFPRFRLWTFPVLVDGPFGVVSAAEMIGIVLFTAYVVWAFAAYTVKNSELVSWFHVPSKERSILMLELAGLRLGMIGLFCTAFLFLPVARGSVLLRLIDIPFEHATRYHVWLGHLTMLLFTLHGLFYVIGWAIEGRLARELMDWKNIGIANLPGVISLLAGLLMWVTSLPGVRRINFELFFYTHQLYVVFVVFLALHVGDFLFCFAAGGIFLFMLDRFLRFCQSRRTVNILSARSFPCGTLELVLSKPANLHYNALGWIFLQVRELSWLQWHPFSVSSSPLDGKHHLAVLIKVLGDWTGKLDRLVSSASEKGTETEHLLQRYPKITASVEGPYGHASAYHLTYENLILVAGGIGISPFLAILSDVLHRLKDGKPCMPKNILIVWAIKTSDELPLLHTVGMESILPNFSNSLNLEIQTYVTRESQPSLEEGKVIEPVNSAVFPASKGCGMSVLVGTGNIIWSGIYVIVSTVGLVITLALLDVFYINPYHVSAWWYKGLLFTACMSVSVLIFGGLVIGLWHHWERKTSSHEGKKSIENGTVKQNEPKMHKDSSKEQYISATRYGQRPDFRGIFETMSDRWGNVDIGVILCGPPALQTTVAKECRTQNLKRRGNQAIFHFNSHSFDL
- the LOC105169415 gene encoding endoglucanase 9-like, with product MFFNAQRSGKLPKHNNVSWRGNSCLNDGESDSSTLFKDLTGGYYDAGDAIKFNFPQSFAMTMLSWSVIEYSAKYEAAGELNHVKDIIKWGTDYFLKTFNHTADTIDRIVAQVGKGDTSGGPEPNDHYCWMRPEDIDYDRPVTECHSCSDLAAEMAAALASASIVFKDNKAYSQKLVHGAKTLFKFSRDQRGRYSTGTEAAIFYNSTSYWDEFVWGATWLYYATGNNSYLQLATTPGIAKHAGAFWGGPYYGVLSWDNKLAGAQVLLSRMRLFLSPGYPYEEILRTFHNQTSIFMCSFLPYYSSFNRTRGGMIQLNHGAPQPLQYVVNAAFLATVFSDYMKAADTPGWYCGPHFYSADVLREFAQTQINYILGKNPRKMSYVVGFGNHYPKRVHHRGASIPKNKVKYNCKGGWKWRDSSKPNPNTIVGAMVAGPDRHDGFHDVRTNYNYTEPTLAGNAGLVAALVALSGDSSVGIDKNTIFSAVPPMFPTPPPPPAPWRP